One Dermacentor andersoni chromosome 6, qqDerAnde1_hic_scaffold, whole genome shotgun sequence genomic window carries:
- the LOC126521575 gene encoding uncharacterized protein isoform X2 encodes MTGSALIASNVRSPKRADAAGCDWRFSGSPTRRLVAAGWWLLCTVISCAYCSLLISFMSHPGMEQALDTLPRLRRELLAGRIFVGTTRHTEMELAFTSAKAGIMRDIGRQMLEHPQRTLVVTEREGYRRCLRSRYAYMFPETVLKVEEARTDGRLLVSRDAFYHAMAVYTFPKGSPHVATFSYGMKNFMFMGLVEKWLNDFLWQLRMNTKRAETGENAERPINVVDLQGAFFVLIMGYASGLLALLIESCCVFLARLSATTIRPRRSRNRSKITG; translated from the exons ATGACGGGTTCGGCCCTAATCGCTTCGAACGTTCGTTCGCCCAAACGTGCCGACGCTGCAGGCTGTGACTGGCGCTTCTCGGGCAGCCCGACGCGGCGCCTGGTGGCCGCCGGTTGGTGGCTGCTGTGCACAGTCATCTCGTGCGCCTACTGCAGCCTGCTCATCTCGTTCATGAGCCACCCGGGCATGGAGCAGGCTCTGGACACCCTGCCCAGACTGCGCCGGGAGCTGCTCGCGGGCCGCATATTCGTCGGCACCACGCGCCACACAGAGATGGAGCTCGCCTTCACT AGCGCGAAGGCAGGCATCATGCGCGACATCGGACGCCAGATGCTGGAGCATCCCCAGCGCACCCTGGTGGTGACAGAACGAGAGGGTTACCGCCGGTGCCTGCGCTCCCGCTACGCCTACATGTTCCCGGAGACCGTGCTCAAGGTGGAGGAGGCCCGTACGGACGGTCGCCTGCTGGTCTCCCGTGACGCCTTCTACCACGCCATGGCCGTGTACACTTTTCCCAAGGGGTCGCCACATGTGGCCACCTTCAGCTACGG GATGAAGAATTTTATGTTCATGGGCCTCGTCGAGAAGTGGCTGAACGACTTCTTGTGGCAGCTCCGCATGAACACTAAGCGTGCTGAAACCGGGGAAAACGCAGAGCGACCCATCAATGTCGTTGATCTACAGGGAGCATTCTTCGTTCTCATCATGGGATACGCCAGCGGACTGCTTGCGCTGCTTATTGAGTCATGCTGCGTGTTTCTTGCCAGGCTATCCGCAACGACCATCAGACCGCGTCGTTCGCGAAATCGCTCGAAGATCACGGGCTAA